A genomic segment from Nicotiana tabacum cultivar K326 chromosome 7, ASM71507v2, whole genome shotgun sequence encodes:
- the LOC107759016 gene encoding ras-related protein RABA5c, which produces MDSSDDESGEEYLFKIVIIGDSAVGKSNLLTRYARNEFNLHSKATIGVEFQTQTLEIDGKEVKAQIWDTAGQERFRAVTSAYYRGAFGALVVYDITRRTTFDSIPRWLDELKTHSDTTVARMLVGNKCDLDNIRAVSVEEGKSLAESEGMFFMETSALDATNVNKAFDMVIREIYNSVSRKVLNSDSYKAELSVNRVSLVDNGTDGSKQNQGYSCCSR; this is translated from the exons ATGGATTCATCAGATGATGAAAGTGGTGAGGAATATCTTTTCAAGATTGTAATAATTGGTGATTCAGCAGTTGGAAAATCAAATTTGTTGACACGTTATGCAAGAAATGAATTCAACTTGCATTCAAAAGCAACAATTGGTGTTGAGTTTCAGACTCAAACTCTTGAAATTGATGGTAAAGAAGTAAAAGCTCAGATTTGGGATACTGCTGGTCAAGAAAGATTTAGAGCTGTTACTTCTGCTTATTATCGTGGTGCTTTTGGTGCTCTTGTTGTTTATGATATTACTAGACGTACCACTTTTGATAGCATCCCTCGTTGGCTTGATGAGCTCAAAA CTCATTCTGATACCACGGTTGCAAGGATGCTCGTGGGAAATAAATGCGATTTGGATAACATAAGAGCTGTGAGCGTAGAAGAAGGCAAAAGCTTGGCAGAATCAGAAGGGATGTTCTTCATGGAGACATCTGCCCTCGATGCAACGAATGTAAACAAGGCTTTCGATATGGTGATTCGAGAGATCTATAATAGTGTTAGCAGAAAGGTTTTGAATTCTGATTCTTATAAAGCTGAATTATCTGTCAACAGAGTTAGCCTCGTCGATAATGGTACCGATGGATCAAAACAAAATCAAGGCTATTCTTGTTGTTCTAGGTGA